The following are encoded in a window of Bdellovibrionales bacterium genomic DNA:
- a CDS encoding HNH endonuclease, giving the protein MRFNKLVQTERKITHLVLECIAEIDTRRLYLEKAYPSLYEFLVKEFGYSPSAAVRRIESARLLREVPEVAVKIESGAINLSQLSKVQQAVRVVQKTQERKMDTQEKTELIALIENTTQEQTQVILNQKLSIPITTVCKQRHHADESVTLTIHLTKEQMEILTHARNLISHAVPDKNWSQVFSYLAQKEITRRTALRKRAPAQCVLKADSTTATVVGKPLTQAVKKSVFARQACCQFRDPSSGKVCGSKRFLQVDHRRPQWAGGSNDLSNLQVLCAQHNQYKYRRESFCSYS; this is encoded by the coding sequence TTGCGCTTTAATAAACTTGTGCAAACTGAAAGGAAAATCACTCATCTGGTTTTAGAGTGTATTGCGGAAATTGATACGCGACGCCTTTATTTGGAGAAGGCCTATCCAAGTCTTTATGAATTTTTGGTTAAAGAATTTGGCTATAGCCCTTCGGCAGCAGTGAGGAGAATAGAGTCTGCAAGGCTTTTGCGGGAAGTGCCTGAGGTGGCGGTAAAAATTGAAAGCGGCGCTATTAACCTTTCTCAGCTCTCGAAAGTACAGCAGGCAGTGAGAGTGGTGCAAAAAACTCAAGAGAGAAAGATGGATACTCAGGAAAAGACTGAGCTTATTGCTCTTATTGAAAATACCACCCAAGAGCAAACGCAAGTGATCCTGAACCAGAAACTTTCTATTCCCATCACGACTGTATGTAAGCAAAGACATCATGCGGATGAGTCTGTGACTTTAACCATTCACCTCACTAAAGAACAGATGGAGATTTTGACTCATGCTCGGAATTTAATTTCGCACGCAGTTCCAGATAAAAACTGGAGTCAGGTATTCAGCTACCTAGCGCAAAAAGAAATCACTCGTAGGACCGCTCTGAGGAAGAGAGCGCCTGCTCAATGTGTCCTAAAAGCCGATTCTACAACCGCCACGGTGGTTGGAAAACCGCTGACTCAGGCTGTGAAAAAGTCAGTTTTTGCTCGCCAGGCTTGTTGTCAGTTTAGAGATCCTAGCTCGGGTAAAGTCTGTGGGAGTAAGCGCTTTTTGCAGGTGGATCATAGGCGGCCTCAATGGGCTGGGGGAAGCAATGATCTTTCAAACCTGCAGGTGCTCTGCGCTCAGCATAATCAATACAAATACCGTCGAGAGAGTTTTTGTAGTTATTCATGA
- a CDS encoding MarR family transcriptional regulator, with the protein MKKNLQKNVFTIRSFSRSYTDKLGILNEKPYDPSLNLTESRIVYELAQHQQLRSKDLLGLLSLDKGYLSRALASLKKRKILTEHQGTEDTREKWLSLTEKGSQLFEKIDGISIERTEEVLQHLSPFQRSELNQHLAAAQLILDPKQKIDISEVQIRDLKPGDLGWVISRHGEIYAAEYGWTIDFEFLVADIASRFAQKNDPKFERAWIAEARGLRLGCVFLVKEDAKTAKLRILLVDPMARGLGLGSRLVQECIRFAKSCGYKQVTLWTNDILTSARKIYEAEGFVLEKEEKHTSFGKKLNGQYWSKTL; encoded by the coding sequence ATGAAAAAGAACCTGCAAAAGAACGTCTTTACGATCCGCAGTTTCAGCCGTAGCTACACGGATAAACTCGGAATCCTCAATGAAAAGCCCTATGATCCATCGTTAAACCTGACGGAATCCCGGATTGTGTATGAGCTCGCTCAGCATCAACAGCTTCGCTCGAAGGATCTGCTGGGTTTGCTAAGTTTGGATAAAGGATATCTCAGCCGAGCTCTGGCTTCTTTGAAAAAGAGAAAGATATTAACCGAGCATCAAGGCACCGAAGACACCCGGGAAAAGTGGCTCAGCCTGACCGAGAAGGGCTCGCAGCTTTTTGAAAAGATCGACGGAATTTCTATTGAGAGAACCGAAGAAGTCTTGCAGCACCTTTCGCCCTTTCAGCGTTCTGAACTGAATCAGCATTTGGCAGCCGCGCAACTCATTTTAGATCCAAAACAGAAAATCGATATTTCCGAAGTACAAATTCGTGATTTAAAACCCGGCGACCTTGGCTGGGTTATTTCTCGCCATGGCGAGATCTATGCGGCTGAGTATGGCTGGACTATCGACTTCGAATTTCTAGTGGCTGACATCGCCAGCCGGTTTGCGCAAAAAAATGATCCAAAGTTTGAGAGGGCATGGATTGCAGAGGCCCGAGGACTGCGCTTAGGCTGCGTCTTTTTAGTAAAAGAGGACGCTAAAACAGCAAAGCTTCGAATTCTGCTTGTCGATCCGATGGCGCGCGGCCTTGGGTTGGGATCCCGTTTAGTTCAAGAATGCATTCGCTTTGCCAAAAGCTGCGGCTATAAGCAAGTCACCTTGTGGACGAATGATATTCTGACTTCAGCCCGAAAAATCTATGAAGCTGAAGGCTTTGTTTTAGAGAAAGAGGAAAAGCACACAAGCTTTGGAAAAAAACTCAACGGGCAGTATTGGTCTAAAACGCTTTAG